In one window of Cytophagaceae bacterium ABcell3 DNA:
- the nadD gene encoding nicotinate (nicotinamide) nucleotide adenylyltransferase, protein MKIGLFFGSFNPIHIGHLIIANVMAKNTDLDKVWFIVSPHNPLKSSKSLIHEFDRYEMVRLAIHDNLDLEVSDIEFQLPRPSYTVDTLTYIQEKYPEHEFALIIGEDNLVQFPRWKNHDKILEYFKLYVYPRPRCSESELKSHPSVKMYEAPMMDVSATYIRNTIKDGNSVRYLIPTEVEEYIHRNKLYS, encoded by the coding sequence ATGAAAATCGGTTTGTTTTTTGGCTCATTTAATCCTATACATATTGGTCATTTAATAATTGCCAATGTAATGGCTAAAAATACAGACCTTGACAAGGTTTGGTTTATTGTGTCGCCACACAACCCCTTAAAATCCAGTAAAAGCTTAATCCATGAGTTCGATAGGTATGAAATGGTACGACTGGCTATTCATGACAATCTGGACCTGGAGGTCTCGGACATTGAGTTCCAATTGCCGCGCCCAAGCTATACGGTAGATACGCTTACTTATATTCAGGAAAAGTACCCCGAGCATGAGTTTGCTTTAATAATAGGGGAGGACAACCTGGTTCAGTTTCCAAGATGGAAAAACCATGATAAAATTCTTGAGTACTTTAAATTATATGTTTACCCTCGTCCGCGGTGCTCAGAATCCGAGTTGAAATCGCACCCTTCTGTAAAAATGTATGAAGCTCCTATGATGGATGTTTCGGCAACATATATCAGGAATACGATTAAAGACGGAAACTCTGTAAGGTATTTGATCC
- a CDS encoding phosphoribosyltransferase family protein yields the protein MVSDANLILNKKQVLQKIKRIAFEIYEQNVNEQEVVLCGIYDRGYYFAKMLEDALQEVSDLKVKLVKVQLDKPDPEQHEVTFDCDLKSLKHKSVVIVDDVLNTGKTLIYSLRPLLNVEIKKVQIAVLVDRSHKLFPVWADYVGYSLSTTIKEHVEVVLDEENFGVYLR from the coding sequence ATGGTTTCAGACGCTAACTTAATATTAAATAAAAAGCAGGTTCTGCAGAAAATCAAGCGTATTGCTTTCGAAATATACGAGCAAAACGTTAATGAGCAGGAAGTGGTTCTTTGTGGTATTTACGACAGGGGATATTATTTTGCCAAAATGCTTGAAGATGCATTGCAAGAGGTATCTGACCTGAAGGTAAAACTGGTTAAGGTGCAACTGGACAAGCCTGATCCGGAGCAACATGAAGTGACATTTGATTGTGATCTTAAGTCATTGAAGCACAAATCTGTTGTTATTGTAGACGATGTCCTTAATACAGGCAAGACCCTTATTTACAGCCTTAGGCCTTTGTTGAATGTGGAAATTAAGAAAGTGCAGATAGCGGTGTTGGTAGACAGGAGCCACAAACTTTTTCCTGTATGGGCTGACTATGTTGGATATTCTTTGTCAACAACCATCAAAGAGCATGTGGAAGTGGTGCTTGACGAAGAGAATTTTGGTGTGTATTTACGTTAA
- a CDS encoding type B 50S ribosomal protein L31 — MKKDIHPEYREVVFHDTSSDFKFLTRSTIKSNETVEWEDGKTYPVVKIEVSSASHPFYTGQKLFVDTAGRVEKFNRRYKK; from the coding sequence ATGAAAAAAGATATCCATCCAGAATACAGAGAAGTTGTATTTCATGATACTTCTAGCGACTTTAAGTTTCTTACCCGTTCCACTATCAAGTCTAACGAAACTGTAGAGTGGGAAGATGGAAAAACTTACCCTGTTGTTAAAATAGAAGTTAGCTCTGCATCTCACCCTTTTTACACAGGTCAGAAGCTATTTGTTGACACTGCTGGTAGAGTTGAGAAGTTCAACAGAAGGTACAAAAAATAA
- a CDS encoding GlmU family protein yields the protein MNYILFDDPAIKNALLPLTFTRPVSHIRVGILTIADKWAHYYKAAPAGYSTEKYLEPKYPSFSGDAIRINGAVCPTPTLLQAISSLKPGQALQQENTIIAYNGSAYDQAIPYNEALTVIKNTWDIFSNNGAQIRADFTLITAGRKSQEIHDPYTKVYHPENVFVEDGVQVKAAIINAENGPVYLGRHSQVLEGAIIRGPLALCDEAIINMGAKLRGDNTIGPCSKVGGEVSNSVIFGYSNKSHDGFIGNTVIGEWCNLGADTNTSNMKNNYGNVQVYNYAAQGFVNTGRQFCGLVMGDHSKTGINTMFNTGTVVGVSANIYGGGFLPKFIPSFSWGDNEKTVPYQLEKALKTAEVVMSRRKIGFEQADAQILEHIYKDTFPEQ from the coding sequence ATGAACTATATTCTTTTCGACGACCCGGCTATAAAAAACGCGCTTCTACCTTTAACGTTTACGCGCCCTGTTTCACATATCAGGGTCGGGATACTCACCATTGCTGACAAATGGGCGCATTATTACAAAGCCGCCCCTGCTGGATATAGTACAGAAAAATACCTTGAACCAAAGTACCCCTCTTTTTCTGGGGACGCCATACGTATCAATGGCGCTGTCTGCCCCACCCCAACTTTACTACAAGCCATTTCATCGCTTAAACCAGGACAAGCGCTACAGCAAGAAAATACGATCATCGCTTACAACGGCAGTGCTTATGACCAAGCCATCCCCTATAACGAAGCCCTAACAGTCATTAAAAATACCTGGGATATCTTTTCCAATAACGGTGCTCAAATCAGGGCGGACTTTACATTGATAACTGCTGGCAGGAAATCACAGGAGATTCATGATCCTTATACAAAAGTATACCACCCTGAAAATGTATTCGTAGAAGATGGCGTACAGGTAAAAGCAGCCATTATCAATGCAGAAAACGGCCCTGTCTACCTCGGGCGCCATTCCCAAGTGCTGGAAGGTGCGATAATAAGAGGCCCCCTTGCCCTTTGCGATGAAGCCATTATAAATATGGGCGCAAAATTACGAGGAGATAACACGATAGGCCCATGCTCAAAAGTAGGTGGCGAGGTTAGCAATTCTGTAATTTTTGGATACAGCAATAAATCGCACGACGGTTTTATTGGCAACACTGTCATAGGCGAATGGTGCAACCTTGGCGCTGACACCAACACGTCAAATATGAAGAATAACTACGGGAATGTTCAAGTGTATAATTATGCTGCCCAAGGTTTCGTTAATACCGGCAGGCAGTTTTGTGGCCTGGTCATGGGAGACCACTCAAAAACCGGTATCAATACCATGTTCAATACAGGTACCGTTGTAGGTGTGTCTGCCAATATTTATGGCGGCGGTTTCTTGCCTAAATTCATTCCTTCGTTTTCATGGGGCGACAATGAAAAGACAGTCCCTTACCAATTAGAGAAAGCTTTAAAGACGGCAGAAGTAGTCATGTCAAGAAGGAAAATTGGATTTGAGCAAGCAGATGCCCAAATATTGGAACATATTTACAAAGATACTTTCCCAGAGCAATAA
- the holB gene encoding DNA polymerase III subunit delta', whose protein sequence is MSGIKKTLISSVQNNHIAHAQLFAGQNGSASLALALAYATYINCENKTEHDACGQCPSCLKINKLIHPDLHFIFPVNTTKTVTKDATCTTFMKDWRQFLLENPYNTLSGWGQHIGAENKQLNISADEARNIIKTVSLKAYEGEYKIMIMWMAEQMNVTAANAILKILEEPPEKTVFLLISGDLEKILPTILSRAQVFRIPPFSDQEISSHLVNELNIEQNKAEQVAYLADGNLNEALKLLSDLNEDNLGQVSNWLRSCYKKDFAELISRAESFHKLNKDSQKGFFQYSLNIIRESLVCKYASEDFLRLKEEDLNFIVNFSKILDHHKIDKLNKEFNEASFHLERNASPKIVFLDVSLSVSSILHGN, encoded by the coding sequence ATGTCAGGGATTAAAAAGACCCTGATTTCTTCTGTACAAAATAACCATATTGCGCATGCACAGCTTTTTGCCGGACAAAACGGCAGTGCAAGCCTGGCACTCGCATTGGCTTATGCCACTTATATTAATTGCGAAAACAAAACTGAACATGACGCTTGTGGACAATGCCCCTCCTGCTTAAAAATCAACAAGCTCATACACCCTGACTTGCACTTTATATTTCCGGTAAATACTACAAAAACAGTTACCAAAGATGCCACCTGCACCACCTTTATGAAGGACTGGCGGCAGTTTTTACTGGAAAACCCATACAACACCTTGTCTGGCTGGGGGCAGCATATAGGCGCAGAAAACAAACAGCTAAATATTTCAGCCGACGAAGCCAGAAATATCATTAAAACAGTCTCCCTAAAAGCTTATGAAGGAGAATACAAAATAATGATCATGTGGATGGCCGAGCAAATGAACGTAACCGCTGCCAATGCCATTCTAAAAATTCTAGAAGAACCGCCCGAAAAAACCGTATTTCTCCTTATATCAGGTGATCTTGAGAAGATATTGCCTACTATTCTTTCCAGAGCGCAGGTATTTCGCATACCTCCTTTCTCAGATCAGGAAATTTCTTCCCATTTGGTCAATGAGTTAAATATTGAGCAGAACAAGGCCGAACAGGTCGCATATTTGGCCGATGGGAACCTGAATGAAGCGCTCAAACTGCTATCAGACCTCAATGAAGATAACCTAGGGCAAGTAAGCAATTGGTTGAGGTCTTGCTATAAAAAGGACTTTGCCGAACTCATCAGTAGGGCTGAGAGCTTCCACAAGCTTAACAAAGACAGCCAAAAAGGATTTTTCCAATATAGCTTGAACATTATCAGAGAATCTCTGGTTTGCAAATATGCCAGTGAAGACTTTCTCAGACTAAAAGAAGAGGACTTAAACTTCATTGTCAACTTTTCGAAAATTCTAGACCACCATAAAATTGACAAATTGAACAAAGAGTTTAATGAAGCGTCTTTTCATTTGGAAAGGAATGCCAGTCCTAAAATCGTATTTCTTGATGTTTCCCTAAGTGTATCCTCTATTTTACATGGGAACTAA
- a CDS encoding RimK/LysX family protein, translated as MAKEKKLLGRSDKVDLPDLDLYNVSAKVDTGAWTCSLHCKKHWTTGSNPVTLHFILGKINPEDPNKEYTTQSFSVRVIKNSSGFAEKRFIIRTKITLFGETYETEFSLSNRSTMKHPILLGRKFLKSNFLIDVTKYNLSYKQKAQK; from the coding sequence ATGGCAAAAGAAAAAAAATTGCTTGGCCGAAGTGACAAAGTAGATCTTCCCGACCTCGACCTGTACAATGTTAGCGCAAAAGTAGACACAGGCGCCTGGACTTGTTCGCTGCACTGTAAAAAACACTGGACGACAGGCAGCAATCCTGTTACACTACATTTTATACTAGGCAAAATAAATCCTGAGGATCCTAATAAAGAATATACCACCCAAAGCTTTTCAGTAAGGGTAATAAAAAATTCTTCAGGCTTTGCTGAAAAGCGCTTTATTATAAGAACAAAAATCACCTTATTTGGCGAAACTTACGAAACAGAGTTCTCCCTTTCGAATAGGTCTACAATGAAGCACCCTATTCTATTGGGAAGAAAGTTCTTGAAAAGTAATTTCTTAATAGATGTTACCAAATACAATTTATCATACAAACAAAAAGCTCAAAAATAA
- the rimK gene encoding 30S ribosomal protein S6--L-glutamate ligase: MNIAVLSRNPNLYSTKRLVEAAAERGHEVRVLDHLKCYVGIEANNPTVYYKGEQITGVDAIIPRIGASVTFYGAAIVRQFEIMNVFSATNAQALVKSRDKLRSLQELSLAGINVPKTAFASQTKDIDSLINNVGGTPVIIKLLEGTQGIGVVLAESKKAAKSVIEAFYGLKADILIQEFIQESAGQDIRAFVINGQVVGAIKRQGHEGEFRSNLHRGGAGHQIELSPQEQEAALNAASVMGLNIAGVDMLLSERGPLIVEVNSSPGLQGIETVTKLDIAGKIIEFLEENQNK; the protein is encoded by the coding sequence ATGAATATTGCTGTTTTATCAAGAAATCCCAACCTTTACTCCACAAAACGGCTGGTGGAAGCTGCAGCAGAGCGGGGGCATGAAGTTAGGGTATTGGACCACTTAAAATGCTATGTAGGCATAGAGGCCAACAACCCTACAGTGTACTACAAAGGAGAGCAAATAACAGGTGTCGATGCCATTATTCCTAGAATAGGAGCCTCTGTGACCTTTTATGGCGCTGCAATAGTGAGACAGTTTGAGATCATGAATGTTTTTTCCGCGACCAACGCACAAGCTTTGGTAAAGTCAAGGGACAAACTGCGGTCGCTACAGGAACTTTCCCTGGCTGGCATCAATGTTCCCAAAACAGCTTTTGCCAGTCAAACCAAAGACATAGACAGTTTAATAAACAATGTGGGCGGCACGCCTGTGATCATTAAGCTTTTAGAAGGAACGCAGGGCATTGGTGTTGTATTAGCCGAATCAAAAAAGGCGGCAAAATCAGTAATAGAAGCTTTTTATGGTCTAAAAGCAGATATACTTATCCAAGAGTTTATTCAAGAATCTGCCGGCCAAGACATTCGTGCTTTTGTCATCAACGGGCAAGTGGTCGGCGCCATCAAAAGGCAAGGGCATGAAGGAGAGTTCCGGTCAAACCTTCACCGGGGCGGAGCGGGTCACCAAATAGAACTTTCGCCCCAAGAACAAGAGGCTGCCCTAAATGCTGCAAGTGTGATGGGGCTTAATATTGCTGGCGTTGACATGCTCCTTTCAGAAAGAGGGCCACTTATCGTAGAAGTAAACTCTTCTCCTGGCCTTCAAGGTATTGAAACAGTAACAAAATTAGATATAGCAGGAAAAATCATAGAATTCCTGGAAGAAAATCAAAATAAGTAA
- the hemC gene encoding hydroxymethylbilane synthase, with amino-acid sequence MKELIRIGSRASKLALWQTYYIEDRLKQAGFATEIFSLESKGDKVLHTSFAEIGTKGLFTEELEDKLISGEIDIAVHSAKDMQTDLGKDLELIAFTEREGCHDVLLSLDKNFNIDDSSENWLIGTSSTRRNALLKYYYPHTKTTEARGNLQTRMKKLEDGKFQAMILAYAGVHRMGMESYIVKNFATDEFTPAVGQGCIAVEASKNLDPQKRAAIRNAVNHQTTEICLLAERAFLKKLEGGCSIPVFGLATINNDQLSISGGVISLDGKEMIKTSMTGSTEHPEQLGLKLAEDILSKGGGKVLEEIKRVRS; translated from the coding sequence ATGAAGGAACTAATCAGAATCGGAAGCAGGGCAAGCAAATTAGCACTTTGGCAAACCTACTATATTGAAGACCGCTTAAAACAAGCAGGTTTTGCCACAGAAATTTTTTCCCTTGAATCAAAAGGCGATAAAGTCCTGCATACATCATTTGCAGAAATTGGCACCAAAGGTTTGTTTACAGAAGAACTAGAAGACAAACTTATCAGCGGTGAAATAGATATAGCTGTACATAGTGCCAAAGACATGCAAACTGACCTGGGCAAAGACCTGGAACTAATAGCCTTTACAGAAAGAGAAGGCTGCCATGATGTACTCCTGAGCCTTGACAAGAACTTTAACATAGACGACTCTTCAGAAAACTGGCTTATCGGGACGTCTTCGACACGTAGAAATGCACTGCTGAAGTACTATTACCCACATACTAAAACCACCGAAGCAAGAGGAAACCTTCAAACAAGAATGAAAAAGCTTGAAGATGGCAAGTTTCAAGCTATGATACTTGCCTATGCAGGTGTACACCGGATGGGAATGGAGTCTTATATCGTCAAGAACTTTGCTACAGATGAGTTTACTCCTGCTGTCGGCCAAGGCTGTATTGCGGTTGAAGCATCTAAGAACCTAGACCCGCAAAAAAGAGCGGCCATCCGTAATGCAGTAAACCACCAGACCACAGAAATTTGTCTGTTGGCAGAAAGGGCATTTTTAAAAAAATTAGAAGGCGGGTGCAGCATACCGGTTTTTGGTTTAGCCACCATCAACAATGACCAACTATCTATCTCCGGTGGAGTTATTAGCCTAGATGGAAAAGAAATGATCAAAACATCTATGACAGGATCAACAGAACACCCTGAGCAATTGGGTCTTAAACTTGCAGAAGATATCCTAAGCAAGGGAGGAGGCAAGGTTTTAGAAGAAATAAAACGAGTTAGGTCATAA
- a CDS encoding peptidylprolyl isomerase: MRFILLLVFSLSVLTEIHSQPWRKKEEIAIIKTDFGEMHVILYDETPAHKENFLKLCREGFYNGTTFHRVIKNFMIQGGDPNSKDTIAGNEGQGGPGYTLPLETDPHIVHEKGSLAAARLGDNVNPEKKSNGSQFYIVHNPKKCVHLNGSYTVFGKVIKGMEVVDSIAVQPASMAGKPHEDIKMSTETKKYSLKKIKKIYNYEKL, encoded by the coding sequence ATGAGGTTTATATTATTGTTAGTCTTTTCACTTTCAGTATTAACTGAAATACATAGCCAGCCTTGGAGAAAAAAGGAAGAAATCGCCATCATTAAAACTGATTTTGGCGAAATGCATGTCATCCTTTATGATGAAACACCAGCCCACAAAGAAAACTTTTTAAAACTTTGCAGGGAAGGGTTTTACAACGGTACAACCTTTCATAGGGTTATCAAAAATTTCATGATTCAAGGAGGAGATCCAAACTCTAAAGATACCATAGCGGGAAATGAAGGCCAAGGGGGACCAGGTTATACCCTACCACTTGAAACAGATCCCCATATCGTACACGAAAAAGGTTCGCTGGCCGCTGCCAGGTTAGGCGACAATGTAAACCCTGAGAAGAAATCTAATGGTTCTCAGTTTTATATTGTCCATAACCCTAAAAAATGCGTGCACCTCAATGGATCATATACTGTTTTTGGCAAAGTGATCAAGGGAATGGAAGTTGTGGACAGTATTGCCGTACAACCTGCATCTATGGCGGGAAAGCCTCACGAAGACATAAAAATGTCAACCGAAACAAAGAAATACTCCTTGAAGAAAATTAAAAAGATATACAACTACGAAAAACTGTAA
- a CDS encoding SDR family oxidoreductase, which produces MKKRVLITGANGLLGQKLVQLLLEDPLYDLIATGRGDNRLPYKDKGYTYVSLDITDNEQVDEIVTKLKPEVIINTAAMTNVDQCEDDREACWMQNVQAVQNMVDAAEKNKCFLIHLSTDFIFDGQEGPYDEDATPKPLSYYGETKLGAEKIIKQSKIKWAIARTVLVYGIAHDMSRSNIILWVKKNLEDKKPIQVVDDQFRSPTLAEDLAMGCYLLMENGATGIYNISGKEVLTPYQMAIKTAEFFNLDKSLITKTDSTKFKQRAPRPLKTGFLIDKAINKLGYDPNSFEEGIKLISEQMANR; this is translated from the coding sequence ATGAAAAAAAGAGTACTTATAACAGGCGCTAATGGCTTACTGGGACAAAAACTAGTACAACTCCTACTGGAAGACCCTCTCTATGACTTGATAGCAACAGGCAGAGGCGACAACCGCCTTCCTTATAAAGATAAAGGCTATACGTATGTTTCACTTGACATCACAGACAATGAGCAAGTAGACGAGATAGTTACCAAACTAAAACCTGAGGTGATTATAAATACCGCTGCCATGACCAATGTGGATCAGTGTGAAGATGACAGAGAAGCATGCTGGATGCAAAATGTACAGGCCGTACAAAACATGGTAGATGCAGCAGAAAAAAACAAGTGCTTTTTGATACACCTCTCCACTGACTTTATCTTTGATGGCCAAGAAGGTCCTTATGATGAAGATGCTACGCCAAAACCGCTTAGCTACTATGGAGAAACTAAACTAGGAGCTGAGAAAATAATCAAACAAAGCAAAATTAAATGGGCGATAGCCAGAACAGTCTTGGTATATGGCATTGCACACGACATGAGCCGGAGCAATATTATCCTATGGGTCAAGAAAAATTTGGAAGATAAAAAGCCTATTCAGGTAGTCGATGACCAGTTCCGCTCTCCTACCTTAGCAGAAGACCTGGCTATGGGATGCTATTTGCTCATGGAAAATGGCGCTACAGGTATTTACAATATTTCCGGGAAAGAGGTTCTCACTCCATACCAGATGGCGATTAAAACTGCGGAGTTCTTTAATTTGGACAAAAGCTTAATTACCAAAACTGATTCGACAAAATTCAAACAAAGAGCACCGAGACCTTTGAAAACAGGTTTCTTGATTGACAAAGCGATCAACAAACTTGGGTATGATCCAAACTCTTTTGAAGAAGGCATTAAGCTGATATCGGAGCAGATGGCTAACCGGTAA
- a CDS encoding IS4 family transposase: MSRVKDGCERVFSRQRKLDIRKLIVFIMSFKSALQRDLDRFYKAMSNSDFNIREVTKSALSQSRSKLNPWAFVRLNEISVDFFYKKASYYTWHGMRTLAVDGTRLQLPNHPTVKEEFGEYMFGPKASTPRSMAMGSMLYDVLNHITLDAEIAPYASSERDLLVQHLKKVEKGDLLLLDRGYPCFWLFFLLKAKGVEFCIRLENEWWKEVESLMASPEQERIVKFRLPKKDHGKLSEYPEIISQEIDCRLIKVKLETGETEILCTSLTDLKKYDIEEFKRLYHYRWNEEECYKLLKSRLDLESFSGKTAKAVRQDFHAKVFLLTLCAAYCHPIEAKVLAEYEEEQKEQEQKEEEQKEEKGKKKRKYRQKPNKTNALANLMDMLIPIFLKRKYRKAVKAFDDIVSRTKEVVRPDRKVDRPKKIKKPHSMNYKKL; this comes from the coding sequence ATTAGCCGTGTTAAAGACGGCTGTGAAAGGGTATTCTCTAGACAAAGAAAGCTGGATATCAGGAAGTTAATTGTTTTTATCATGTCTTTTAAGTCAGCATTGCAACGTGATCTTGACAGATTTTACAAAGCAATGTCCAATAGCGATTTTAATATTCGCGAGGTTACTAAAAGCGCCCTTTCTCAGTCCAGATCCAAGCTAAATCCATGGGCATTTGTTAGGTTGAACGAAATAAGTGTGGATTTTTTCTACAAAAAGGCCTCCTATTACACATGGCATGGCATGCGTACTCTTGCTGTTGATGGCACCCGTCTTCAACTTCCAAATCATCCCACAGTAAAAGAAGAATTTGGGGAATATATGTTTGGGCCTAAAGCAAGCACTCCTCGCTCTATGGCAATGGGTTCTATGCTTTATGATGTACTTAATCACATAACTCTCGATGCAGAAATAGCACCTTATGCTTCAAGCGAAAGAGATTTGCTTGTACAGCACCTTAAAAAAGTTGAAAAGGGCGATTTGCTCCTTCTGGACAGGGGATATCCTTGTTTTTGGTTGTTTTTTCTGCTTAAAGCCAAGGGGGTAGAGTTTTGCATAAGGCTTGAGAATGAATGGTGGAAAGAAGTTGAAAGTCTGATGGCCAGCCCTGAACAGGAACGCATAGTGAAGTTTCGGCTCCCTAAAAAAGACCATGGTAAACTGAGTGAATACCCGGAAATTATCAGTCAAGAAATAGACTGCAGGCTTATAAAAGTAAAGCTTGAAACAGGTGAGACAGAAATACTTTGTACTTCCCTGACAGATTTAAAAAAATACGATATTGAGGAGTTTAAGCGGCTTTATCATTATCGGTGGAATGAGGAAGAGTGCTATAAATTACTGAAAAGTCGTCTTGATCTGGAATCTTTTTCTGGAAAAACGGCAAAGGCTGTACGTCAGGATTTTCATGCCAAAGTTTTCCTTTTAACACTATGTGCAGCATATTGCCATCCTATTGAAGCTAAAGTCCTGGCTGAATATGAGGAGGAGCAAAAGGAACAGGAACAAAAGGAAGAGGAACAGAAAGAAGAGAAAGGAAAAAAGAAGCGAAAATACCGGCAAAAACCTAATAAGACAAATGCTTTAGCAAACTTAATGGACATGCTTATCCCAATTTTCCTTAAAAGAAAATACCGAAAAGCCGTTAAAGCATTTGATGATATTGTCTCCAGAACCAAAGAAGTTGTAAGGCCAGACAGAAAAGTAGATCGACCTAAAAAAATAAAAAAACCACACTCGATGAACTATAAAAAACTGTGA
- a CDS encoding tetratricopeptide repeat protein: MMIQRCFIFISIFWIISCSGQSHQKDLYYDQGMKYVNSQKWKEAVEAFTKAVNADSTDADVYDMRGFSYNKLGDYDQAINDWQKALNLGKYDAPIHINMGDAYFSLGEYQDARNLFLIARKIDSTNQVVNFGLGVCYSKLGNYSSAIKYLSYDIDLDSTDAESYYVRAISYQEIKEYKKAIEDYTKAIKFDSNQSKYFVDRSAALFYSGEYHKAIGDCSHSIKIDPLNLEAFFIRGLAYNEIGEKEKACQDFLHLEINNFSKDISEELEECRK; encoded by the coding sequence ATGATGATACAAAGATGTTTTATTTTCATTTCAATATTTTGGATTATCTCTTGTTCTGGCCAAAGCCATCAGAAGGATCTGTATTATGATCAGGGAATGAAGTATGTTAATTCTCAGAAATGGAAAGAGGCCGTAGAAGCTTTTACAAAAGCTGTAAATGCAGATTCTACCGATGCGGATGTTTATGATATGCGAGGATTTTCCTATAATAAACTTGGGGATTATGACCAAGCTATAAATGATTGGCAAAAAGCGTTAAACTTAGGGAAGTATGATGCTCCTATCCATATTAATATGGGTGATGCTTATTTCAGTTTGGGAGAATACCAAGATGCTAGAAATCTTTTTCTTATTGCTCGTAAAATTGATTCAACCAATCAAGTTGTAAATTTTGGTTTAGGAGTGTGTTACTCAAAATTAGGTAATTATAGTTCAGCAATTAAATATCTTTCATATGATATAGATTTAGATTCTACCGATGCAGAATCCTATTACGTAAGAGCTATTTCCTACCAAGAGATAAAGGAATATAAAAAGGCAATTGAAGATTATACAAAAGCAATAAAATTTGATTCTAACCAGTCTAAGTATTTTGTTGATAGAAGCGCAGCATTATTTTATTCAGGAGAATATCATAAAGCAATAGGAGATTGTTCTCATTCTATAAAAATTGACCCTTTAAACTTAGAAGCATTTTTTATTAGAGGATTAGCGTATAATGAAATTGGGGAAAAAGAGAAAGCTTGTCAGGATTTTTTGCATTTGGAAATAAATAACTTCTCAAAGGATATTAGTGAAGAATTAGAGGAGTGTAGGAAATAA